One genomic window of Paraburkholderia phytofirmans PsJN includes the following:
- a CDS encoding ABC transporter permease codes for MMTTAKRMLQGTTLMQATESDPAARYQRREDRTMLLLMTPALLVIVVLLVVPLAWLSWQSIYHDGFTLENYRRMFTGAYLETFLLTFKLSIVVTVITLLLGYPVAYFAASLPPKLSALVLGMVILPFWTSVLVRTYAWLVLLQRTGLVNKALLASGLVDRPVQLAYNQFGTVIAMVHILLPFMVLPLYSAMQKIPSNLSQAGASLGGSPLHVFLRVFLPLSLSGVFAGVTLVFVLCLGFYITPELMGGGKSIMVSMVVSRNVEIYNSWGAASAVSVVLLICVFAIFYAASRVVPLEKTLGAK; via the coding sequence ATGATGACAACCGCCAAACGGATGCTCCAGGGAACCACCTTGATGCAGGCCACCGAGTCCGATCCCGCCGCGCGCTATCAGCGCCGCGAAGATCGCACCATGCTTCTTCTGATGACGCCCGCGCTCCTCGTGATCGTGGTGCTGCTGGTCGTGCCGCTCGCGTGGCTGTCGTGGCAGTCCATCTATCACGACGGCTTCACGCTCGAAAACTATCGGCGCATGTTCACCGGCGCTTACCTCGAGACGTTTCTGCTGACATTTAAACTGAGCATCGTCGTGACCGTCATCACGCTGCTGCTCGGCTATCCGGTCGCCTACTTCGCTGCGTCGCTGCCGCCGAAGCTGAGCGCGCTCGTGCTCGGCATGGTGATTCTGCCGTTCTGGACCAGCGTACTGGTGCGCACCTACGCGTGGCTCGTGCTGTTGCAGCGCACGGGGCTGGTCAACAAGGCGCTGCTCGCCTCCGGGCTCGTCGATCGGCCGGTGCAGCTCGCCTACAACCAGTTCGGCACGGTCATCGCAATGGTGCATATCCTGCTGCCGTTCATGGTGCTGCCGCTTTATTCGGCGATGCAGAAAATCCCGTCGAATCTTTCGCAAGCCGGCGCGAGTCTCGGCGGCTCGCCGCTCCATGTGTTCCTGCGCGTGTTCCTGCCGCTGTCGCTGAGCGGCGTGTTCGCCGGCGTCACGCTCGTGTTCGTGTTGTGCCTCGGCTTCTACATCACGCCTGAACTGATGGGCGGCGGCAAGTCGATCATGGTGTCGATGGTGGTGAGCCGCAACGTCGAGATCTACAACAGTTGGGGTGCGGCGAGCGCGGTGAGCGTCGTGCTGCTGATCTGCGTGTTCGCGATTTTCTACGCCGCGAGCCGCGTGGTGCCACTCGAAAAGACCCTGGGCGCGAAATGA
- a CDS encoding ABC transporter permease, with the protein MNKLPFGRIVLGASVVLILLFLMVPVLIVVPLSFSDTRFMTFPPPAYSLRWYHSFFDNPAWIDAARTTLTASICAALIATPLGVAAAYAIQNGTHWIMRYLRTLLMLPLMVPIIIVAVGVFFVYSQAGYVNTLGGLILADTMLGLPYVLISVGADLRTFDRTQEMVARSLGMNRFRSFMTVTLPQIKASVISGAVFVFIQALDETVVALFVSGGSNQTLTRRMFVTLRDEIDPTIAAISTMLTALTLCLVMIVVVSRRSGAARA; encoded by the coding sequence ATGAACAAACTCCCGTTCGGACGGATCGTCCTCGGCGCGAGCGTCGTGCTGATTCTGCTGTTCCTGATGGTGCCGGTGCTAATCGTGGTGCCGCTGTCGTTCTCCGACACGCGCTTCATGACCTTCCCGCCGCCCGCCTACTCGCTGCGCTGGTATCACTCGTTCTTCGACAATCCCGCATGGATCGACGCCGCGCGCACCACGCTGACCGCTTCGATCTGCGCCGCGCTGATCGCCACGCCGCTCGGCGTGGCCGCCGCCTACGCGATCCAGAACGGCACGCATTGGATCATGCGCTATCTGCGCACACTGCTGATGCTGCCGTTGATGGTGCCGATCATTATCGTCGCGGTGGGCGTGTTCTTCGTCTACTCTCAGGCCGGCTATGTGAATACGCTTGGCGGCCTGATACTCGCCGATACGATGCTCGGGCTGCCGTACGTGCTGATTTCGGTCGGCGCCGATCTGCGCACCTTCGACCGCACGCAGGAGATGGTCGCGCGCAGCCTCGGCATGAATCGCTTTCGGAGTTTCATGACGGTGACGCTGCCGCAGATCAAGGCCAGTGTGATCTCCGGCGCGGTGTTCGTGTTCATTCAGGCGCTCGACGAAACGGTGGTCGCGCTCTTCGTGTCGGGCGGTTCGAACCAGACGCTGACGCGCCGCATGTTCGTGACGCTGCGCGACGAGATCGATCCGACCATCGCCGCGATCAGCACGATGCTGACCGCACTGACGCTGTGCCTCGTGATGATCGTCGTGGTGAGCCGCCGCTCGGGCGCGGCGCGCGCCTAA
- a CDS encoding aldehyde dehydrogenase family protein — protein MVNALKFYIDGAWVEPSTNARRAVVDPCTEQPIAEVAMGTPTDADRAVAAAKRAFTSFSQTTPAERLALIRRILEVFLERHDEMGDTISRELGAPRAMARAWQAGIGRRHLEELIRTCETFTWQRRKGRTLVNHEPVGVVALITPWNWPINQIVCKAAPAIAAGCTMVLKPSEVTPLNALLFAEILDAAGVPPGVFNLVNGDGPTVGAALAAHPDVDMVSFTGSTRAGVEIAKLAAPTVKRVHQELGGKSANILLDDVDFEAAVTAGVDSCFSNSGQSCNAPTRMLVPAARHDEAVEIARRAAQAQRVGPADHERTTMGPVVNSVQFERVERLIAAGIDEGAQLVAGGLGRPAGLERGYYVQPTVFADVHPAMTIAREEIFGPVLAIMPYRDEEEAIAIANDSPFGLAAYVQSADLERARRVAFRLRAGSVYLNYPSWDAGSPFGGYKQSGNGREYAEWGLEAFLEVKGIVGFGE, from the coding sequence ATGGTCAATGCACTGAAGTTTTATATCGATGGCGCTTGGGTCGAGCCGTCCACCAACGCCCGCCGTGCCGTGGTCGATCCGTGTACCGAGCAACCCATCGCCGAAGTGGCAATGGGCACGCCCACTGACGCCGATCGCGCGGTAGCCGCCGCGAAGCGCGCGTTCACGTCGTTCTCGCAGACCACGCCGGCCGAGCGCCTCGCATTGATCCGCCGCATTCTCGAAGTATTTCTCGAACGTCACGACGAAATGGGCGACACGATCTCGCGCGAACTCGGCGCCCCGCGCGCGATGGCGCGTGCGTGGCAAGCGGGGATCGGGCGGCGGCATCTCGAAGAACTGATCCGCACGTGCGAAACATTCACGTGGCAGCGCAGGAAGGGCAGGACGCTCGTCAATCACGAACCGGTCGGCGTGGTCGCGCTGATCACGCCGTGGAACTGGCCGATCAACCAGATCGTCTGCAAGGCCGCGCCCGCGATTGCGGCCGGTTGCACGATGGTGCTCAAGCCAAGCGAAGTCACTCCCCTCAATGCCTTGCTATTCGCGGAGATACTCGACGCGGCGGGCGTGCCGCCGGGCGTCTTCAATCTCGTCAACGGCGACGGGCCGACTGTCGGCGCGGCGCTCGCGGCGCATCCCGATGTCGATATGGTGTCGTTCACCGGTTCGACACGCGCGGGCGTCGAGATAGCGAAGCTCGCGGCGCCGACCGTGAAGCGCGTGCATCAGGAACTGGGCGGCAAGTCCGCGAACATTCTGCTGGACGACGTCGATTTCGAAGCGGCTGTCACGGCCGGCGTCGACTCGTGCTTTAGCAACAGCGGCCAGTCGTGCAATGCGCCGACACGCATGCTCGTGCCCGCGGCGCGCCACGACGAAGCAGTGGAGATCGCGCGGCGCGCGGCGCAGGCGCAACGCGTTGGCCCCGCCGACCACGAACGCACGACCATGGGTCCGGTGGTCAACAGCGTGCAGTTCGAGCGTGTGGAGCGGCTCATTGCGGCTGGCATCGACGAAGGCGCACAACTCGTGGCGGGTGGCCTCGGGCGCCCGGCGGGTCTTGAACGCGGCTATTACGTACAACCGACGGTCTTCGCGGATGTGCACCCTGCCATGACGATCGCGCGCGAAGAGATCTTCGGCCCGGTGCTCGCGATCATGCCGTATCGCGATGAGGAAGAAGCGATTGCGATCGCCAACGACAGTCCCTTCGGGCTCGCGGCTTATGTTCAATCCGCCGATCTGGAGCGCGCGCGGCGGGTGGCGTTCAGACTTCGTGCCGGCAGCGTGTATCTGAACTATCCGTCGTGGGATGCGGGCTCGCCGTTCGGCGGGTACAAGCAGTCCGGCAATGGGCGTGAATACGCTGAGTGGGGGCTCGAGGCGTTTCTCGAGGTGAAGGGTATTGTCGGGTTTGGCGAGTGA
- a CDS encoding GMC family oxidoreductase, which produces MIDYLILGGGSAGCVLAARLSEDAGKTVCLVEAGRNISRTDMPEAVRSRYPGRAYLDTANIWQRLKARMSASAATRRYEQARLLGGGSAINALMANRGAPADYDEWHALGAHGWNWSACLPYFRKLETDCDFDGALHGKSGPIRIQRAPWARISPFARAVLATLDARGHPRRDDQNGEWQDGTFIGSIAVSAAGERIPTSVCYLDDTVRARPNLTIRTHTLVERVLFDGKLAIGARVVGQDGASEALRAKQVIVCSGAIHSPALLMRSGIGPAAELAAHGIEVVADRGGVGGNLMEHPSIAVSAFLPRAARTLYPDEHHEQAIVRFSSGVSGAVPGDMHGAILSRSGWHSVGHRLGTIFFWVNKSYSRGRVSLASADPGDEPIVDFNMLSDARDLERLKLALCFGARTLADPMMAKHRDALLPSSYSPRVASVAVPGAWNALQRGILSTLLDIAGPLRAWLVRSVITQGVTLNELLADDHALTRFVTRSVGGTWHPSGTCRMGAADDALAVCDARGAVYGVSGLYVCDASLMPSIPCANTNVPTIMIAERIADMLRGRV; this is translated from the coding sequence GTGATCGACTATCTGATTCTCGGCGGCGGTTCGGCCGGCTGCGTGCTCGCTGCGCGCCTCTCGGAAGACGCCGGCAAGACCGTCTGCCTCGTCGAAGCCGGCCGCAATATCTCGCGAACGGATATGCCCGAGGCAGTGCGCAGCCGCTATCCCGGTCGCGCCTATCTCGACACCGCGAACATCTGGCAACGACTGAAGGCGCGCATGAGCGCCTCGGCCGCGACACGCCGTTATGAACAGGCGCGCCTGCTCGGCGGCGGTTCGGCGATCAATGCGCTGATGGCGAATCGCGGCGCGCCGGCCGACTACGACGAATGGCACGCGCTCGGCGCACATGGCTGGAACTGGAGCGCCTGCCTGCCGTATTTCCGCAAGCTGGAAACCGATTGCGACTTCGACGGTGCGTTGCATGGCAAGAGCGGGCCGATTCGCATCCAGCGCGCGCCGTGGGCGCGTATCTCGCCATTCGCGCGCGCGGTGCTCGCCACACTCGACGCACGCGGCCATCCGCGGCGTGACGACCAGAACGGCGAGTGGCAGGACGGCACGTTCATTGGATCGATCGCGGTGAGCGCAGCGGGCGAACGCATCCCGACTTCGGTCTGCTATCTCGACGACACCGTGCGTGCGCGCCCCAATCTGACGATCCGCACGCACACGCTCGTCGAGCGCGTGCTGTTCGACGGCAAGCTCGCGATTGGCGCGCGGGTCGTCGGCCAGGACGGCGCGAGCGAAGCATTGCGCGCCAAACAGGTGATCGTCTGCTCGGGCGCGATCCACAGCCCGGCGCTGCTGATGCGAAGCGGCATCGGGCCGGCCGCCGAGCTCGCCGCGCACGGTATCGAGGTGGTGGCGGATCGAGGCGGTGTCGGCGGCAATCTGATGGAGCATCCGTCGATTGCCGTGTCGGCGTTTCTGCCGCGCGCCGCTCGCACGTTATATCCTGACGAGCATCACGAGCAGGCGATCGTGCGTTTTTCATCAGGCGTGAGCGGGGCGGTTCCCGGTGACATGCACGGTGCGATCCTGTCGCGCTCGGGTTGGCATTCGGTCGGCCACCGGCTCGGCACGATCTTCTTCTGGGTGAACAAATCGTACTCGCGCGGCCGCGTGAGTCTCGCATCGGCGGATCCGGGGGATGAACCCATCGTCGACTTCAACATGCTCTCCGACGCGCGCGATCTCGAGCGGCTGAAGCTCGCGCTGTGCTTCGGCGCCCGCACGCTCGCCGATCCGATGATGGCGAAGCACCGCGATGCACTGCTGCCGTCGAGCTATTCACCGCGCGTCGCGAGCGTGGCCGTGCCGGGCGCGTGGAACGCGTTGCAACGCGGAATACTGAGCACGTTGCTGGACATTGCCGGACCGTTGCGCGCGTGGCTGGTGCGCAGCGTGATCACGCAAGGCGTGACGCTAAACGAATTGCTCGCCGACGACCATGCGTTGACGCGGTTCGTCACGCGTTCGGTCGGCGGCACCTGGCATCCGTCGGGAACCTGCCGCATGGGCGCGGCCGACGACGCGCTCGCCGTTTGCGATGCGCGCGGCGCAGTGTATGGCGTCAGCGGACTTTACGTCTGCGATGCGTCGCTGATGCCGTCGATACCGTGCGCGAATACGAATGTGCCGACCATCATGATCGCAGAGCGGATTGCGGATATGTTGCGCGGGCGTGTGTGA
- a CDS encoding ABC transporter substrate-binding protein: MIKKPMLRPLAAVLILGVANLAPACLTPAFAAAGKITFVSQGGTYQEAQTKAILDPAAKLLNITVNQDSIPDAWPQIKAQAATGKPIWDVVDTPTSNCLRGGKEGLLEKLDFSKIPNAAAMPEKYRTPYSVAYEFYSTVIGYNKKSLKKVPQSWADFWNVKAFPGTRALRNDPQTVLEAALLADGVPRDKLYPLDVDRAFKKLQQIKPDVTVWWTSGGQSAQLLHDGEVDMTMIWNGRASAVRKDNPDVDFTFNDGILQDTQLCVLKNAPNLPEAIKFINAAVSPELQANLPLYIDYGPGNPAAFKTGKIDAKRASELPSSPENASKQALMSEEWWASDAGVQAKARWLKFMQ, translated from the coding sequence GTGATCAAGAAGCCCATGTTGCGCCCGCTTGCCGCAGTTCTGATCCTCGGTGTCGCGAATCTCGCGCCCGCGTGTTTGACGCCCGCGTTTGCCGCCGCCGGCAAGATCACTTTCGTCTCCCAGGGCGGGACCTATCAGGAAGCGCAGACCAAGGCGATTCTCGACCCCGCTGCGAAGCTGCTCAACATCACGGTGAACCAGGACAGCATTCCGGACGCGTGGCCGCAGATCAAAGCCCAGGCCGCGACCGGCAAGCCGATCTGGGACGTGGTCGACACGCCTACGTCCAACTGCCTGCGCGGCGGCAAGGAAGGTCTGCTGGAAAAGCTGGACTTCTCGAAGATTCCGAATGCGGCGGCCATGCCGGAGAAATACCGCACGCCATATTCGGTCGCGTATGAGTTCTATTCGACGGTGATCGGCTACAACAAGAAGTCGCTGAAAAAAGTGCCGCAGAGCTGGGCCGATTTCTGGAACGTGAAGGCATTCCCCGGCACGCGCGCATTGCGTAACGATCCGCAGACCGTGCTCGAAGCCGCGCTGCTCGCCGACGGTGTGCCGCGCGACAAACTCTATCCGCTCGACGTCGATCGCGCGTTCAAAAAGCTGCAGCAGATCAAGCCGGACGTGACCGTGTGGTGGACCTCGGGCGGCCAGTCGGCGCAATTGCTGCACGACGGCGAAGTGGACATGACGATGATCTGGAACGGCCGCGCAAGCGCGGTGCGTAAGGACAACCCCGACGTCGACTTCACCTTCAACGATGGCATTCTGCAGGACACGCAACTCTGCGTGCTGAAGAATGCGCCGAATCTGCCTGAGGCGATCAAGTTCATCAACGCCGCGGTCTCGCCGGAATTGCAGGCCAACTTGCCGCTTTATATCGACTACGGCCCGGGCAACCCGGCTGCATTCAAGACGGGCAAGATCGACGCCAAGCGCGCAAGCGAATTGCCGAGCTCGCCGGAGAATGCGTCGAAACAGGCATTGATGTCGGAGGAATGGTGGGCGTCGGACGCCGGCGTCCAGGCGAAGGCGCGCTGGCTCAAGTTCATGCAGTAA
- a CDS encoding ABC transporter substrate-binding protein: MAGSISTSFSARRRALKLLSAVPACAVAGAFNSLGVQAAELAPVTLVLGDQAGGTRALAEAAKVLDGAPYAFRWANFQGAAPLFEAQRAGAVDLAPAGDLPVLAAAVGDPTLKIVATRVGSGEQLGILVAQDSKIRTVADLKGRTVFVSSARGSISQFQLYGALAEAGLSKEDVNVRFILPVDAFAAFASGSIEVWATFDPYYGIAVQRGARILRDGTGINSGLGFITASGAALAEPRKRAAIADVLLRFQRAGDWALAHPDAYAQIYASLTRSPLDAAKRITQRASLKQHFINEADISALQKVADSANRDAILPRRIDVRAISDTRIATA, encoded by the coding sequence ATGGCCGGTTCCATTTCTACTTCGTTTTCCGCACGGCGGCGCGCGCTTAAACTTCTCAGCGCGGTGCCGGCATGCGCCGTAGCGGGTGCATTCAATTCGCTCGGCGTACAGGCAGCCGAACTCGCGCCGGTCACGCTCGTGCTTGGCGATCAGGCAGGCGGCACGCGTGCGTTGGCCGAAGCGGCCAAGGTGCTCGACGGCGCGCCGTATGCGTTTCGCTGGGCCAATTTCCAGGGCGCGGCGCCGCTCTTCGAAGCGCAGCGCGCGGGCGCCGTCGATCTCGCGCCGGCCGGTGATTTGCCGGTGCTTGCCGCAGCCGTCGGCGATCCGACTCTAAAGATTGTCGCGACGCGCGTCGGTTCCGGCGAACAACTCGGCATTCTCGTCGCGCAGGATTCGAAGATTCGCACGGTCGCGGATCTGAAAGGGCGCACGGTGTTCGTTTCGTCCGCGCGGGGCAGCATTTCGCAGTTCCAGCTCTATGGCGCGCTAGCCGAAGCCGGTCTCTCGAAAGAGGACGTCAATGTCCGTTTCATTCTGCCCGTCGATGCATTTGCCGCCTTCGCGTCCGGATCGATCGAGGTTTGGGCAACGTTCGATCCGTACTACGGCATCGCCGTGCAACGTGGCGCGCGTATTCTGCGCGACGGCACCGGCATCAATAGCGGACTCGGTTTCATTACGGCCTCGGGCGCGGCCCTCGCGGAACCGCGCAAGCGCGCGGCGATTGCCGACGTGCTGTTGCGCTTCCAGCGCGCGGGCGATTGGGCGCTCGCGCATCCCGACGCCTACGCGCAGATCTACGCGTCGCTGACGCGTTCGCCGCTCGATGCCGCGAAGCGCATTACGCAACGCGCGTCGCTCAAACAGCACTTCATCAACGAGGCGGATATCAGCGCGTTGCAAAAGGTCGCAGACAGCGCCAACCGCGACGCGATTCTGCCGCGCCGCATCGACGTGCGCGCCATTTCCGATACTCGCATCGCGACGGCATGA
- a CDS encoding aliphatic sulfonate ABC transporter substrate-binding protein — MALLNRRAFIRVALASSLTTLTTLTTRGYAQTSAANGQPIVLRIGYQKSSTLITLLKAGGSLDKALAPLGVRVSWNEFSSGLPLTEALNVEAVDFSADVADTVPIFAQAAHARFVYVAQEAPSPGAQAIIVKQDSALHTLADLKGKRIAVTKAAGSHYLLLAALIKAGLTPADVRIRYLTPADGRAAFERGSVDAWITWDPYVASVDRDADVRILADGKGLASYQRYYLASNRFAQAHPEVIQIVFDQLTQAGEWLRAHPQDAAQTLAPIWGLDAATIERANARRSYLVRPVLAQNFGEQQKIADTFFQAGLLPAKVETAQAQRWDFGTKRGEPAGS; from the coding sequence ATGGCGCTGCTCAACAGACGGGCGTTTATTCGCGTCGCGCTGGCTTCCTCACTGACCACGCTCACCACGCTCACGACGCGCGGTTATGCGCAAACATCGGCCGCGAACGGTCAGCCGATCGTGTTGCGGATCGGCTACCAGAAGTCGTCGACGTTGATCACGCTGCTCAAGGCGGGCGGGTCGCTCGACAAGGCCTTGGCGCCATTGGGCGTGCGCGTGTCGTGGAATGAGTTTTCGAGCGGCTTGCCCTTGACCGAAGCGCTCAACGTCGAGGCAGTCGATTTCAGCGCGGACGTCGCGGACACCGTGCCGATTTTTGCGCAAGCCGCGCACGCGCGCTTCGTTTATGTCGCGCAGGAAGCGCCGTCGCCGGGCGCCCAGGCGATCATCGTCAAACAGGACAGCGCGCTCCATACGCTTGCCGATCTCAAGGGCAAGCGCATTGCTGTGACCAAGGCCGCCGGCAGCCACTATCTGCTGCTTGCGGCGCTTATCAAGGCAGGTCTCACGCCAGCGGACGTGCGCATCCGCTACCTCACGCCGGCCGACGGCCGCGCGGCCTTCGAGCGCGGCAGCGTCGATGCGTGGATCACGTGGGATCCCTATGTGGCATCCGTCGACCGTGATGCCGACGTGCGCATTCTCGCGGACGGTAAGGGACTCGCGTCGTATCAGCGTTATTACCTCGCGTCGAATCGCTTCGCGCAGGCGCACCCCGAAGTCATCCAGATCGTGTTCGATCAGTTGACGCAAGCGGGCGAGTGGCTGCGCGCGCATCCTCAGGACGCGGCCCAAACGCTCGCACCGATCTGGGGGCTCGACGCCGCCACAATCGAGCGTGCGAACGCGCGCCGGAGCTATCTGGTGCGCCCCGTTCTCGCGCAGAATTTCGGCGAGCAGCAAAAGATCGCGGATACGTTCTTTCAGGCCGGATTGTTGCCCGCCAAAGTCGAGACCGCGCAGGCGCAGCGCTGGGACTTCGGAACGAAACGCGGAGAACCGGCGGGTAGCTGA
- a CDS encoding glutathione S-transferase family protein, whose protein sequence is MLKFYFHPSPNPMKVALMLEELQTPFELIAVDTFKGEQHRPEFLRINPNAKVPAITDDGVTVFDSHAILLHLAAKHERFLPASAAERARALSWLMFVATGLSPFSGQAVHFLHHAPTPLPYARNRYLKEVERHYRVLDERLAATKYLAGDTYSVADIALWGWANFAGYILGEAGLSEYPNVKRLVDEISARPAAARAQALKDKLTLKAEFDEETRRALFPQNEGVNA, encoded by the coding sequence ATGCTGAAGTTTTACTTCCACCCCTCGCCGAACCCGATGAAAGTCGCGTTGATGCTCGAAGAACTGCAGACCCCGTTCGAACTGATCGCGGTCGATACGTTCAAGGGCGAGCAACATCGCCCCGAGTTTCTGCGGATCAACCCGAACGCAAAAGTCCCCGCGATTACCGACGACGGTGTGACCGTGTTCGATTCGCACGCCATCCTGCTGCACCTCGCGGCAAAGCACGAACGGTTTCTGCCGGCGTCGGCTGCCGAACGCGCGCGGGCCTTATCGTGGCTGATGTTCGTCGCGACCGGGCTGTCGCCGTTCTCCGGCCAGGCGGTGCATTTTCTGCATCACGCGCCGACGCCGCTGCCCTATGCGCGCAATCGCTATCTGAAGGAAGTGGAGCGCCACTATCGCGTGCTGGACGAGCGCCTCGCGGCAACGAAGTATCTGGCCGGCGATACCTATTCGGTCGCGGATATCGCGCTGTGGGGCTGGGCTAACTTCGCCGGCTACATTCTCGGCGAAGCGGGTCTGAGCGAATATCCGAACGTCAAGCGCCTGGTGGATGAAATCTCCGCGCGCCCGGCCGCGGCTCGTGCCCAAGCCTTGAAAGACAAGCTGACGCTGAAAGCCGAGTTCGACGAAGAGACCCGTCGCGCGCTATTTCCGCAAAACGAAGGCGTGAACGCTTAA
- the norR gene encoding nitric oxide reductase transcriptional regulator NorR, translating to MVNSTLVEKTPDGVNLTAEALLDALTPLIRDLSRDLPESERYRRLLSSLRALFPGDAAALLRLEGDTLVPLAIDGLSSDTLGRRFRVGDHPRFEQLLSRPEPTRFAADSDLPDPYDGLVQGVAGHLEVHDCLGCPLFVRGRPWGLLTLDALDPARFDSIDMASLRAFLGLAAATVSVVERIDTLARSTEEERARAEAYRQASSQSRREMVGSSDAHTHLMKEIEVVAGSDLTVLITGETGVGKELVANAIHALSSRANKPLISLNCAALPDTLVESELFGHVRGAFSGASSDRRGKFELADGGTIFLDEVGELPLLVQAKLLRVLQNGQLQRIGSDHEHKVDVRLIAATNRDLAEEVRAGRFRADFYHRLSVYPLRVPPLRERGRDVLLLAGFFLEENRSRLGLLSLRLAADAQAMLLRYPWPGNVRELEHLIGRSALKALATNRERRRILTLTAADFALAAAPEEDRAQNTQAETTETASKDFRSAVTEFERNMVVDALARHNQNWAAVARELGLDRANLNRLAKRLGLK from the coding sequence ATGGTCAATTCGACCTTAGTCGAAAAGACTCCTGATGGAGTCAATCTGACTGCAGAGGCGCTGCTCGACGCCCTGACGCCGCTGATCCGCGATCTCTCGCGCGATCTGCCCGAGAGCGAACGCTACCGTCGTCTGCTGAGTAGCTTGCGCGCGCTGTTTCCCGGCGACGCGGCCGCGCTATTGCGTCTAGAGGGCGACACGCTAGTGCCGCTCGCCATCGACGGACTGAGCAGCGATACGCTGGGGCGGCGCTTTCGTGTCGGCGACCACCCGCGCTTCGAGCAGTTGTTGTCACGGCCGGAGCCGACCCGCTTCGCCGCCGACTCCGATCTGCCGGATCCTTACGACGGCCTCGTGCAGGGCGTGGCCGGGCATCTCGAAGTGCATGACTGCCTCGGTTGTCCGCTATTCGTGCGCGGCCGGCCGTGGGGATTGCTCACGCTCGATGCGCTCGACCCGGCGCGCTTCGACAGCATCGACATGGCGTCGCTGCGGGCTTTTCTGGGTCTGGCCGCCGCTACCGTGAGCGTGGTCGAGCGAATCGATACGCTCGCGCGCAGCACAGAGGAAGAGCGGGCGCGCGCTGAAGCCTACCGGCAGGCGAGCAGCCAGAGCCGGCGCGAAATGGTCGGCAGCAGCGACGCGCATACGCATCTGATGAAGGAAATCGAGGTCGTTGCCGGCAGCGATCTGACCGTGCTGATCACCGGCGAGACCGGCGTCGGCAAGGAACTCGTCGCCAACGCGATTCACGCGCTCTCGTCGCGCGCGAACAAGCCGCTGATCAGCCTGAACTGCGCCGCGCTGCCGGATACGCTCGTCGAGAGCGAACTGTTCGGGCACGTGCGGGGCGCGTTCTCAGGCGCGTCGTCGGACCGGCGCGGCAAATTCGAACTGGCCGACGGCGGCACGATTTTTCTCGACGAAGTGGGCGAGCTGCCGCTTCTCGTGCAAGCCAAGCTGTTGCGGGTTTTGCAGAACGGCCAGCTGCAGCGCATCGGCTCGGACCACGAGCACAAGGTCGACGTGCGGCTGATCGCCGCGACCAATCGCGATCTGGCTGAGGAGGTTCGTGCAGGGCGATTCCGCGCGGATTTTTACCATCGGCTCAGCGTCTATCCGTTGCGCGTGCCGCCGTTGCGCGAACGCGGCCGCGACGTGTTGCTGCTGGCGGGTTTTTTTCTCGAAGAGAATCGCTCGCGGCTCGGTCTGTTGAGCCTGCGTCTCGCGGCGGATGCGCAAGCCATGCTGCTGCGTTATCCGTGGCCGGGGAACGTGCGTGAGCTGGAACACCTGATCGGACGAAGCGCGCTCAAGGCGCTGGCCACGAATCGCGAGCGTCGCCGGATCCTGACGTTGACGGCCGCGGACTTTGCGCTAGCGGCCGCACCCGAGGAAGACAGAGCCCAGAACACCCAGGCCGAAACAACTGAGACGGCATCGAAGGACTTTCGCAGCGCGGTCACCGAGTTCGAGCGGAACATGGTTGTCGACGCTTTGGCGCGCCACAATCAGAATTGGGCGGCGGTCGCGCGCGAGCTTGGTCTTGACCGTGCGAATCTGAATCGGTTGGCCAAGCGGCTCGGCCTTAAGTAG